A genomic stretch from Streptomyces sp. QL37 includes:
- the meaB gene encoding methylmalonyl Co-A mutase-associated GTPase MeaB, which translates to MKVDIPTLVEQAREGRPRAVARLISLVEGASPQLREVMAALAPLAGHAYVVGLTGSPGVGKSTSTSALVSAYRKAGKRVGVLAVDPSSPFSGGALLGDRVRMSEHASDPGVYIRSMATRGHLGGLAWSAPQAIRVLDAAGCDVILVETVGVGQSEVEIASQADTSVVLLAPGMGDGIQAAKAGILEIGDVYVVNKADRDGADATARELNHMLGLGESRGPGDWRPPIVKTVAARGEGLDEVVEALEKHRAWMEEHGVLAERRTARAAREVETIAVTALRERIADLHGDRRLDALAERIVAGGLDPYAAADELVAGLTGGN; encoded by the coding sequence GTGAAGGTGGACATCCCCACCCTGGTCGAGCAGGCGCGTGAGGGCAGGCCGCGTGCGGTGGCCCGGCTCATCTCCCTGGTGGAGGGTGCCTCGCCGCAGCTGCGTGAGGTGATGGCCGCCCTGGCACCGCTGGCCGGCCACGCCTACGTCGTCGGCCTGACCGGATCGCCGGGTGTCGGCAAGTCCACCTCCACCTCGGCGCTGGTCTCCGCCTACCGGAAGGCCGGCAAGAGGGTCGGCGTCCTGGCCGTCGACCCGTCGTCGCCGTTCTCCGGCGGCGCGCTCCTCGGTGACCGGGTCCGGATGTCGGAGCACGCCTCCGACCCCGGCGTCTACATCCGCTCGATGGCCACCCGGGGGCACCTGGGCGGCCTCGCCTGGTCGGCGCCCCAGGCGATCCGGGTGCTGGACGCGGCGGGCTGCGACGTGATCCTCGTGGAGACGGTGGGGGTGGGCCAGTCGGAGGTGGAGATCGCCTCCCAGGCCGACACCTCCGTCGTCCTCCTCGCCCCGGGCATGGGCGACGGCATCCAGGCGGCCAAGGCCGGAATCCTGGAGATCGGCGACGTGTACGTGGTCAACAAGGCCGACCGGGACGGCGCGGACGCCACCGCCCGCGAGCTCAACCACATGCTGGGCCTGGGCGAGTCCCGGGGGCCCGGCGACTGGCGGCCCCCGATCGTGAAGACGGTCGCCGCCCGGGGCGAGGGACTCGACGAGGTGGTCGAGGCCCTCGAGAAGCACCGGGCGTGGATGGAGGAGCACGGCGTCCTGGCCGAGCGGCGCACGGCGCGTGCCGCCCGCGAGGTCGAGACGATCGCGGTCACCGCGCTCCGTGAGCGGATCGCGGATCTGCACGGCGACCGCCGGCTGGACGCCCTCGCGGAACGGATCGTGGCCGGAGGCCTCGACCCGTACGCGGCGGCGGACGAGCTGGTCGCGGGACTCACCGGCGGCAACTGA